Proteins encoded in a region of the Eulemur rufifrons isolate Redbay chromosome 15, OSU_ERuf_1, whole genome shotgun sequence genome:
- the TAF8 gene encoding transcription initiation factor TFIID subunit 8 isoform X1, translating into MADAAAAAGAGGSGTRSGSKQSTNPADNYHLARRRTLQVVVSSLLTEAGFESAEKASVETLTEMLQSYISEIGRSAKSYCEHTARTQPTLSDIVVTLVEMGFNVDTLPAYAKRSQRMVITAPPVTNQPVTPKALTAGQNRPHPPHIPSHFPEFPDPHTYIKTPTYREPVSDYQVLREKAASQRRDVERALTRFMAKTGETQSLFKDDVSTFPLIAARPFSIPYLTALLPSELEMQQMEETDSSEQDEQTDTENLTLHISTDDSGAEKENTSVLQQNPSLSGSRNGEENIIDNPYLRPVKKPKIRRKKPGTF; encoded by the exons ATGGCCGACGCGGCGGCCGCGGCCGGGGCCGGCGGGTCCGGAACG AGATCAGGAAGTAAACAGTCTACTAATCCTGCTGATAACTACCATCTGGCCCGGAGGAGAACACTGCAGGTGGTTGTGAGCTCCTTGCTCACAGAGGCAGGGTTTGAGAGTGCCGAAAAAGCATCCGTGGAAACATTGACAGAGATGCTGCAGAGCT ACATTTCAGAAATTGGGAGGAGTGCCAAGTCTTACTGTGAGCACACAGCCAGGACTCAGCCCACACTGTCGGATATCGTGGTCACGCTTGTTGAGATGG gTTTTAATGTGGACACTCTCCCAGCTTACGCAAAACGGTCTCAGCGGATGGTCATCACTGCTC CTCCAGTGACCAATCAGCCAGTGACCCCCAAGGCCCTCACTGCAGGGCAGAACCGACCCCACCCGCCACATATTCCCAGCCACTTTCCTGAGTTCCCTGATCCCCACACCTACATCAAAACTCCG ACTTACCGTGAGCCTGTGTCGGACTACCAGGTCCTGCGGGAGAAGGCGGCATCCCAGAGGCGCGATGTGGAGCGGGCACTCACCCGTTTCATGGCCAAGACAGGAGAGACCCAGAGTCTTTTCAAAGATGATGTCAGCACGTTTCCAT TGATTGCTGCCAGACCTTTCAGCATCCCCTACCTGACAGCTCTTCTTCCGTCTGAGCTGGAGATGCAACAAATGGAAGAGACGGATTCCTCGGAGCAGGATGagcagacagacacagagaaccTCACTCTTCATATCAGCACG GACGATTCTGGAGCCGAGAAGGAGAACACTTCTGTCCTGCAGCAGAACCCCTCCTTGTCAGGAAGCCGGAATGGGGAGGAGAACATCATTGATAACCCCTATCTACGACCTGTGAAGAAACCCAAGATCCGCAGGAAGAA
- the TAF8 gene encoding transcription initiation factor TFIID subunit 8 isoform X2 — protein sequence MADAAAAAGAGGSGTRSGSKQSTNPADNYHLARRRTLQVVVSSLLTEAGFESAEKASVETLTEMLQSYISEIGRSAKSYCEHTARTQPTLSDIVVTLVEMGFNVDTLPAYAKRSQRMVITAPPVTNQPVTPKALTAGQNRPHPPHIPSHFPEFPDPHTYIKTPTYREPVSDYQVLREKAASQRRDVERALTRFMAKTGETQSLFKDDVSTFPLIAARPFSIPYLTALLPSELEMQQMEETDSSEQDEQTDTENLTLHISTDDSGAEKENTSVLQQNPSLSGSRNGEENIIDNPYLRPVKKPKIRRKKSLS from the exons ATGGCCGACGCGGCGGCCGCGGCCGGGGCCGGCGGGTCCGGAACG AGATCAGGAAGTAAACAGTCTACTAATCCTGCTGATAACTACCATCTGGCCCGGAGGAGAACACTGCAGGTGGTTGTGAGCTCCTTGCTCACAGAGGCAGGGTTTGAGAGTGCCGAAAAAGCATCCGTGGAAACATTGACAGAGATGCTGCAGAGCT ACATTTCAGAAATTGGGAGGAGTGCCAAGTCTTACTGTGAGCACACAGCCAGGACTCAGCCCACACTGTCGGATATCGTGGTCACGCTTGTTGAGATGG gTTTTAATGTGGACACTCTCCCAGCTTACGCAAAACGGTCTCAGCGGATGGTCATCACTGCTC CTCCAGTGACCAATCAGCCAGTGACCCCCAAGGCCCTCACTGCAGGGCAGAACCGACCCCACCCGCCACATATTCCCAGCCACTTTCCTGAGTTCCCTGATCCCCACACCTACATCAAAACTCCG ACTTACCGTGAGCCTGTGTCGGACTACCAGGTCCTGCGGGAGAAGGCGGCATCCCAGAGGCGCGATGTGGAGCGGGCACTCACCCGTTTCATGGCCAAGACAGGAGAGACCCAGAGTCTTTTCAAAGATGATGTCAGCACGTTTCCAT TGATTGCTGCCAGACCTTTCAGCATCCCCTACCTGACAGCTCTTCTTCCGTCTGAGCTGGAGATGCAACAAATGGAAGAGACGGATTCCTCGGAGCAGGATGagcagacagacacagagaaccTCACTCTTCATATCAGCACG GACGATTCTGGAGCCGAGAAGGAGAACACTTCTGTCCTGCAGCAGAACCCCTCCTTGTCAGGAAGCCGGAATGGGGAGGAGAACATCATTGATAACCCCTATCTACGACCTGTGAAGAAACCCAAGATCCGCAGGAAGAA GTCCCTCTCGTGA